ATGGGTGGTGCCAAATACCTTGTGGAAGTGAGAGGAAGATGTGAATTCCGTCGCTACAAAAGgatcacacacacacaaagaGCTCAACTAACCTTACAAAACAGTGGCAACATGTTGTACAATTTGAAATCCCTTTCCGATTCGCTGAACGGTTCCTTCGGATGCGAATATTCGTTAaacaatttcttcaaatgcATCAGACCCAGTTGTGTGTGCGGCGATTCGGTATCAGCCGTCGATGATTCGGTGGACGATTCACCGCTGCCGGGTCGGCCGCGTAACTTTTGcataatattcattttgtgGTTGGATGTGTGTGTGAGTCTGTTTTCGATGAGTCTTTAGAATGTGCACATTTTAATGGggatttttttgtggttttctttgtcgtttatttttaaatttggattACTGTTGGTGGTTCATCTGAAACAGAAGAATTCAGAGAATTTAAATGTCTGCCgagattttaatgttttctaGAACAAAGCAACTGAGTAGAAGTATCCATTGAACCATTCACCAGACTAATTTCCAATCCGGAATTGAATATGCAGAAGAACGTGAAAATTTCTTGGCCGATGTGTCAACGAATGGGTGTCAATGAAATTCGATTGCaattacagtcagaggcagtgaaatttctgcatgaatttacttcagctgtttttcagctgatcgaCACACGCAAAACAGTGTGGGAGTCGACTCTGAGGGAAATTCTCGACCAAGTGCATACAAACAGTTTtattgtgtggatcagctgaaaaacagctgtaGGAAATTAATGCTGAAAATTCACTGTCTCTGTCTGTACATGGTGTCGAAGCAGAAAAGACACAATGTACAATGTTCAGACATTCGTTActatacaaaaattgaaaaaacaagTGCGAACGAAGGTGATTTCCGCTGTACTTTTACGAACACGACAAATCAGAATTTCTCACGATGAACTTGTGACACACTGTCCCGTCAACattttcacaacatttttaGATTATAGTAAGCGTAGTAAAGTCCTTGGTAAAGATCGTATACGTACGTCTGTCTATTCTcaagttttcaaaataattttgctttatGTGCTCAAAAATCAGTGACATTCCGAAGAGTCACCTTAACTGTATCTGCCAGGcattaaaaaagaatttaaaattctcCGCCTTCTGATAAAATTAGCGACCTGATAAAGAAAACCACGGGTGTAgtaccactttaccataaaaattgtcgtaaaataccatcccaacaaaaatctcttcgagaaaagtgtgacgcagtctttgaaatacaatttctaaaatgaatgatatcgctagagttgacgctttcagcttcgttacgcaaaaattaaattttacacccaatttttgttcaaacaagctggcttaggttttctcatcatctgccaaataatttttacaaaaaaaaattttgactggaaacaaccaaaattttaccaaaaaaatctgcgtcgcatgtggcagataaattttcttgctggtatgttcctgaacatctgccactttgcgacgcagatttttttggtaaaattttggttgtttccagtcaaaatttttttttgtaaaaattatttggcagatgatgagaaaacctaagccagcttgtttgaacaaaaattgggtgtaaaatttaatttttgcgtaacgaagctgaaagcgtcaactctagcgatatcattcattttataaattgtacttcaaagactgcgtcacactttctcgaagagatttttgttgggatatcagtcgttttagaagttttagaacactgctttttataacagtttataacagaaattcggaaatttggcaaaattcgaaaatttgacgaaattcgaaaatttgtcgaaattcgaaaatttgacgaaaatcgaaaatttgacgaaaatcgaaaatttgacgaaaatcgaaaatttgacgaagaaagtaattctctacctgccaccattcaagaaatatctccaaaaccccaattgacccacccatttccaactttcgacatttttcgcaaatgcccttcttttctactcgtaaaactctgagactttgccgaagaaagtaattctctatctctcataacccaaaaaattattagtcctttcatcctacgctcgagtagctcaaaatttggtcactctaatcactctagctcaaacgaatctgacccgatttttttaattatttttttgttcgaatcgtgttacgaatacctttcatttgatgggtcgcacgcctctgtaggtttcaatacagctaagctacagccgaaaacgcgttcccgaccctcgaaaaacacactcagaaaccacttcgaggccaataaaacaaaattctggtttttcctggggtaatggcgtatcacattttcatttttatgcccaccctgaggttcctgcaaaatttcatggagattggctgactattttccgagatcgaccgtctatagatagacagatagacagatagaaacatacagagtaagttgaaagattttgattgtttggaaaacgttaatttggtgcattttctatcaaagtgaccaatttcaaaacgatgtatctccgtcaattttaaagttacatagtcaagtgatagctcgttttgctcgtatttgaagcgcgaataagatagaataggatttgtggtgatacaggccaaaggaaagaaacttaaattctcgtctatatatagttgccgcgtctcaaaaaattttcttcgttatttttttggaagttagactgcgtcaagtcctccgctatcgctccggacatgatcgattttaggcaattgccgaagacaattaaaagttactataacagaaaatcgttgttgccgaaaacattcagaaaattaaaaaacgattcgatgtttttgaacgacattcaacagggctggtacaaaaatcaaaaatgttctaagcagcgacaataaaaattgttctaagttacacccctgtgaagaaaacaaaattaatttttgaatccATCGACAACAACTCATCGATCGGCAATCAAGTGCGACATAAAAACGTACGTCAATGGTAATGTAAACGTAAAATTCCCAATGGGATGACGATGGAATATAATCACACTAACATCCCATATTAATAATATTATAACATTTTGATTGTTGTTCATGTCCACTGTTCTGCACAGTTCGTTTTCAGCTAAATCACACttccaaaacaatttttcgtttatttataaaattgattctgataaaattgttttcataacAACGTATAAAATACACACCGTTAGGCGATATGTGTAATGTAAAACTAAATTGTGTCAtcccacacacaaaaaatattaatttgcatttttgttaCTTATTGCGGCAcacattttaatttcgttcataaaaaacaacaattaaaaAGTGGCATTCTCAGCACAAAAGTGAATCTAGGACTGTCAACACACCAgaacaaaagttgtttttttaagcaaaatgaaaagaaaatgaaattgttataAGGTGTGCGCATATTTATTATCACCATACGAAAAATGACAATAATTTTCCTGGTCGAAAGACTCGTCGTCGTCGTGAGATTCGGCCGAATTTAGTtcacaaatcaaaattatctCAATAAACTTTTCTCAAATTGAAGGAACCTGTCCATCTAAGTAATTCGCTCAAATAATCAATCGAAATTAGTCCTTCTCACAAAACCCCAAAGTTCCATATCCAATTGCACTAAAAGGAACTTTGGATTTATCGATTTCAACACTACGAAAATTTCGAATCGAAAGCCAAAGtgcagaaaacaaacaaatttagcAAGAAAACTCACTTTTCTTGGTATGATTTTTAGTTCATTTTGCACTACACTGGATGACACGATAAGACAACTATGAAACGGGCGCTTTGGAATCTTAGAAGTTaggattttcttaaaatttattgtcgcGAATTACAAGACAAaactttttcgatttaattttttcatgtaGACTACTCTGGAGATTACGTTGACGTTTTAATGAGATATTTAATCGATTTTCGCTTTTCAGAGagaatttattcaaaacaaagagagaaaaatgtataaaCATTGGAGAGTGTGCATTTTTTTCCGGTTTGTTTTGACATTGCAAAAGGTAAACAGTGAAgaattttcactaaattttcatattctcGTTGATGAGCAACGAATTTGTTTCGAATAAAATGGAACTGCTGCCTGCTTCGTacattgaaatcatttttgaatgttGATTCAAGGTATAGAAGGGCATGTAATTCGCCAAACAGTTTACAGCCCATCAAAATAAACACTTCCATACATAAAAATTGAGAAGAGATAAGAAACGTCAAAATGTCGGAGCTGGTTCAATTTAGACCTTCGTTAAAACCATATTAACGATATTAACGTAGATCATGGAGAGGTAGTGCGAgccaaagttctgaaagaacaggttaagacaactacgaaggcgggtgacactaaattttataaacagtgggagaaatcaacttgaagaaaatatttttctcgaaaattcagaattttgttttgttaagtcccattttacatataaatttcgcagccgttgacgctattgtgtgtcaccgccttcgtgatcaactcagtgttgtcttaacctgttctctCAGAACCTTGGTGCGAGCCTAGTTTCTGAAAGTGCAGGCTTAGACGCATGTGAATTGATAGGTATTGGGAAGAAAACAGCAAGGTGGATGTGTCAATATCTGGTTGGGAGGACCAATTACGTTCAAATCAGCATTTTTAAGTCAAGATGTACGAATCTACATCTGGAGTACCGGCCGGAAGTTCTCTTGGCCCACAAATGTTCACAGTGTTTATCGATGATGTAGTCGACGTTATTGAATTTGTGTGCCCTCTACTATTTGCGGATGACATCAAGTTGGCGTCCATTATCTTCGATCACAGCGATATACATCGAATGCAGCGAGATATCGATAACGTTAATAGATGGAACACAGAGAATCGTCTTCAATTCAACAAGGACAAATGTTACATATTCAGCATTTACCGAAGTGAATCATCGTTCATCAAAGCCGATTACACAATGGGTGATCACGTCATAGAGAGAGTCGAAGAAATGAACGATTTGGGATTTTTGGTCAACAGGTGGTTTCACCCGGGCAGTCACATTGAGCATATGGGAATGAAGTGTCGCCAGATGATTGGAtgcattaaacatttttccaacggCAATTTTACCAAAGAGACACAACGTATACTCTATTTGGCTTATGTACGTCCAAGGCTGGAATTTGCATCAACAATTTGGAATCCTGCGGCGCAAATCTACAAAGACGATATTGAATCTATACAGAAACAGTTCGTTATCTATTTGCTAGAAAGCCGTAGTAACGCAACGACATACAGGTTGGCTCCTTACGAGGATCGATGCAAGCAACTGAAGTTACAAAGTTTGGATACTCGTCGAACAATAGCTAATGCAATGCTTGCTTTTGATTTGTATAAAGGAAACGTGACTGATGATATTATCTCGCCTAGATTTGTTCGAAGTGAAAGTGTTTACGGTTTTCGAGAGACTACTATGAAATTGCTGGTTGAGCCGCGGTTTTCGAATGTGTATTTATCAGAACAACCGATCGTTCGGCTGATTAGACTTATTAATAAGCATAAAGCGGTTGTGACTAGGTGTGAGAATAGAACGACgtttaaaagtttaattttagaGGAGCTTGGTTTTTAGTGTTTGACGGAAGTAGTCTTAAGTATTTATGTTATCTAcgtttgtatattttgtatattttgtacatttttatattcagcCAGTTTTTTGGCGgtgtcaataaattcaattcaattcaattctaaaaaagaaaatatttttctcgaaaattcagaattttgtttttgttaagtcccattttacatataaatttcgcagccgttgacgctattgtgtgtcaccgccttcgtgatcaactcagtgttgtcttaacctgttctctCAGAACCTTGGTGCGAGCCTAGTTTCTGAAAGTGCAGGCTTAGACGCATGTGAATTGACCACGAAGGCAAATATTTTAGTGGCTCCTTCATCAAATTAAACAAGCACGTTCTGTGTAtactaaaagaaaatattatggaAAAATCGATGGCGATGGAGCGATGgcgttcaaaaatttaaaaaacaaatcatttgttaagaaatttaaattttccatgaaaatattgttcgtgtGAAGTGACACAAGGTCGACTTCGTCTTGTGAAATAGTACTCAAATCCACAATCCATTCGCTTATTTTAAACTGTATACTCACAAGGCTATGAAAGAACCAGGTCTCATTACGTCTATGGAGAAACCACTAGAAAATTATGCTACAACCgcccaaagtatataaacaccgAAGGTAATATAAACCCTCAGCCAATCAGAGAAAATATGGATCTCGaatttcaggtgaattcatttttgtaacgtttaaatagcctcaatacgaacaacacacactctacggatccgtagagtgtgtgttgtttgtattgaggctatttagtaACGTTGTCCaagtcatattttcttgtgactAATGTTGCACCTGCCAAGTTTGTGTCGAATCGAATTCATCTCACCACTagctgcaacttgacgcaaaggAATTCAATATGTATGTTGCATTACTTTCTATGTACATGGGCACGTACAGCAATGTTCAAGGCTAATTTATAGAGTGTTTAAAGAGAATATCAAACTCAgtgaaattacctttcaaatttGGACGGATGACCCATCGAAACcaattgtttaattttcttttgtcgctcttttaacactctATATGAGTAGACTTGTCAAAATTCACTGATTAAACTTAACGAATATTGCTGTATGTGCCCTTTGcaaccgccttcgtgatcaacttaTCAGTCTTTcaaaccaaggctgtaaacttttgGGAGGTCActcagatacagatacgctaATAACACACCACAGCCGATGAAAAAatggcggatttcatacaaaaattcacctattCTGACGATTATCGTCGTCGTCACGgtggtgatttttttagatatgtaaaatcttcagaagtggtgtgttcccgcgtatctaataaaatggcgatttGCATGACcttcccaaagtttacagcctcgTTACAAACTACATCCACCTTAGACGAATTATATATAGACCggaaattacgaacaaaattacgtcaaaattgtgtccccaacatgaaaaacgaaatatttgatattgtgaaaattggtgggcaaattagTGCGaaagtttcgaaattttttgctacacaaatcttttgaattaaaaaaataataaaatattggaaCGATTACCTTGGGGATGAGGTTGGATCCTTTCAGAGATGGAAGTCTACTCTAAGAAgagtgatttatttcaatggattaaaatatttgcaaaaagtttccgtgaaaaatattttcgaattagtacaattttgacacaattcataaaaaacgCTTGAAAGTTGagaagttttttcttctcctaATATAAGCCACACACGAAAAAAGCGTCTACACAATATTTTCAGAGTAAATTAAAGATAAATTGTCCcgaatattaaataaaaacaaaaatttacattcgcGATACTTGATTTCAAAATACTAAAAtgacaactaccaaaaatgtcatCGCCTACATGTGTTGGTGTAAAATTCTACGTAAAATCGTACGAAATATTCATCTtttacaaactgatgttggggaCATAATTTACCGTACGAAATACCACTCCAGGTATGATTACTCAAAGACATCCACTTCATAAAATCTATCATCTCCCTGCGAATtatctgaaaaatatttaacgaaaaattgatgCTCCCATCTCTGGTTTGAAATCCAATCGAACCGAGAGATGACgccaattttgaatgtcattggactaaccgaaaaaaatcattcgtaTTTCAACGGTGGTATACAATTGTCCCTTAttataaatgatttttgtgtgAGAATACTAACAATTCCTAAATCGAATCCAATCATGGCAACCGGTTTCTCGTTTGCCGATGATCCGCAGATGTCAGTGCgcgaaaaaattgaacgatattttcaacagaaGAACAAAACTACCATGAATACCGTTTCTGTTCTTGATGAATCGACTTCGGATGAATCTTTAGTTGATTCGTTCAGCCGCCTGGTAAGCCTTTATTCTTtgtcttaaaatatttttctttctacgTCGGCTACTTCTGTCTTGGGTTAAATTATCGCAGGtcgattttgtattttgctGGTAGCATTGAGTCATTTGCTTTGTTTTGATGTCTATTGTTTTCGTAATGAAAACATTCCCGTTGTCGATGTGTTCtctcaattgattttttgtttctccCCTGTCAAGGCCTCATCGCATAGCTTTAGCTTGAAGTCAGTTGACGAGACATCTAATTTTGTATTTACAGGACGAAAGTTTTGCCAATATTTTGATCAACAATCCGCACGTAACTTTGATCCGGAACTCAAAAAAAGGGAACACGACACAAACGCAACCAACACAAACCGAAAAGGATGACGAAGGACTGAGCGACGAAACGTTCCACGAATATTATCATCCACAGACGCCTCAGCCGACTCGTCGTGGTCAAGTAATATGCCCGATTGGCAATGCCGACTCCAACGAAAAGTCTTACCCATTCATGTGGCAAGTTTCCGATGAAAGTTTTTTGGAAATGGAGAAACTCTGCGAATCACCACGAAAAAGCGACGAAAGTTTTCTGGAAATGGAGCAACTCTGCGAATCACCTCAAAACAATGTCAATGACACAACCCTACTTGATGACGTTGAAGCGCCATCGTTTCTTGTTCACGATTCCGACTCCGACGATTCAGTTTTTGAGCCGGTTCGCAAGCCTGTATCGATTATGTCACCGATCAAACTAGTCGGACTGAGACGTCCGTCTACCATACTGGAAGAGTCTTCCATCCGAAGTCTTAATTCGAGTGAGGAGCGAAGCAGTAATTCGTTGTCACTGAGAGAGAGTGTGAACGTTGCCAAGGAATCCAGCAAACCGGACAAAACACGTTCGTACCGGCCCAGCGTCGCAAACGTCTTCCCAACGATGAAGGGACGCATCGGTTTCTATGACAATTTCGACTCTCCATCAACGCGATCATCCAGCAAGTCAGCGGTCACGCAAAGTAGTGGAAAGgaaaattcgataaatttaatgagattCGACAGTATCGAGAATGATCTTCCATCGGCAAGTTCAGCAACGCCAGCAACCGGCAACAATTCAGTATCGTTGATTCGATTCGACAGTAGCGTCGACGAAGCTTCATTTTCCAATCTGTCTGTTGATCAGGCTGAATTAAATTCTTCGATGTCCGATGGTGAGCCACCCGATCAGTTCAACGATACGTTGGAGGCGGTCGATTATTATATGAAGCaaggaaagaaaattatgGATAAAACTGGCGCTTCGACGACGTTCTATCGAGAGCAACAGGCGGTTCCGTCACCGAAGAGTCGAAATAATTCCCTTTTGAAGCAAGCGTTGGCACGAAGAACGTTGCTGAGCATGAATGGTGATAATTTGAATAAGTTAGCAAACAAGAAacttttttaagatttttttttatattttgaatttctattttttgtcCCCTCTTTGATGTAAAATACAATTGTAGTGATGGTAAATGACGAAAAATGGAGTTTTTGGTTTCAATATACTTTTGACAgtgcaggcgagaaaatagtcctTTTTCACCTCAGATGAAACTTCTGaggcctttgttgtgaaagaCGTTGtgctggaaattttattttgtcaggTGACAACAATAccctaaaaatgaaatttccaacttttttccctaGCCTAACAATTAAGTATTCAGTTGCTAGTCAGTGACTTCACTTGACTTGAGTAACCAAAACCAACATTGAACGTGAGGACTTTGGCACGATTGTGATTCATGCCTAAATCCACACTTTTCGTTCTCCTTGATAATGTTTCACGATTTCCGTTTCAATTCCTTCCTCTTGACATTTATGTGTGTTCTGAAGGTAAcgagtaatttcgcgccgcgcgagattacacatattatagtggaatttcgcgcccatacatttttcaatggctaacttgatttagagaatttttacgaGTACCTGGCGATAAATTGGCGGTAGATTCAGTTGAGTATCAGGCACATAAATTTTGGAGATGCGAATTTTATTCTAACACCCTAGAGCTTTGTAGcagggataccggtatccttagaaagtgtggattttccttttacaaaacgtttggataccggtatcccaactgagatacacgtattttgtatcaaggataccggtatcccgacatagaaagtgtggattttccttttacaaaacgttaggataccggtatcccaactgacatacacgtattttgcatcaaggataccggtatcccgacatagaaagtgtggattttccttttacaaaacgttaggataccggtatcccaactgacatacacgtattttgcatcaaggataccggtatcccgacatagaaagtgtggattttccttttacaaaacgttaggataccggtattcCAACTGAGATTGAACTATtatgtatcaaggataccggtatcccaactgagatacacatattttgcatcaaggataccggtatccttactcagaaaaagtggattttccttttacaaaatgttaggatGCCTGCATCGCAACTGAGACGTTGCGAGATTCCTACCAGCAAGAAATTCcttatgggcgcgaaattacactaATAAAGTAGGAATTTCGCGTGGCGCAAGATTCCTACTTTAAtagtgtaatttcgcgcccatacgaCGCGAAATTACTACTAGCCGTTCTGAATGCAGGCCCGTAGCCAGCCGTCTGAATGGTATCAGACTAAGGCATACCATTACTTTCAGTGATAACTG
The DNA window shown above is from Bradysia coprophila strain Holo2 chromosome IV unlocalized genomic scaffold, BU_Bcop_v1 contig_84, whole genome shotgun sequence and carries:
- the LOC119072567 gene encoding uncharacterized protein LOC119072567; amino-acid sequence: MATGFSFADDPQMSVREKIERYFQQKNKTTMNTVSVLDESTSDESLVDSFSRLDESFANILINNPHVTLIRNSKKGNTTQTQPTQTEKDDEGLSDETFHEYYHPQTPQPTRRGQVICPIGNADSNEKSYPFMWQVSDESFLEMEKLCESPRKSDESFLEMEQLCESPQNNVNDTTLLDDVEAPSFLVHDSDSDDSVFEPVRKPVSIMSPIKLVGLRRPSTILEESSIRSLNSSEERSSNSLSLRESVNVAKESSKPDKTRSYRPSVANVFPTMKGRIGFYDNFDSPSTRSSSKSAVTQSSGKENSINLMRFDSIENDLPSASSATPATGNNSVSLIRFDSSVDEASFSNLSVDQAELNSSMSDGEPPDQFNDTLEAVDYYMKQGKKIMDKTGASTTFYREQQAVPSPKSRNNSLLKQALARRTLLSMNGDNLNKLANKKLF